GCACCAGATCTGTCCCCGTGATATGGCACCAGATGCCGTTGGGCGGCTCCATGCCCAGACAAGGCTTGAGAAACCCTTTAGATGAGTAAATTAAGTCTTCCGGAATCAGTCCGTCTTTGACGATTTTTTGCTCGCCATAAATATCGCTCAAGAAGCGGTTCAGTGCCTCAATCCGCTGCTTGAGTCCGCGCTCCAGCCAGGCCCAGTCATGTCCAGATACGATGCGCGGAATAATGTCGAAGGGCAACACCCGCTCAGTGCCCTGTTCATCGCTATAGACGTTGAAGGTCGCCCCCAGCCGCAGTAGGGCTTTTTGGGCAGACTGCTGTCGCTGCATCAACTCCTCGATGCTCAAAGAGTTGATGCGCTCAACCAGCGGCAGCGCTTCGGGGCGAGGCTGTCCTCGTTCGACAAACAGCTCGTCGTAGAAATCTCCGGGGTCGTAGTCGTCCAGTTTCACGGCAAAAGAAATTAATTTTTCTAGTAATTTTTCTGGCTCGTTTCTTTGATTCGTCAAAGGGTGCGGATGAATGACCCTAGGACGGGCTTTAGAGCACTTTTGATCCCCCCAGCCCCCCTTAAAAGGGGGGAATCGACTCAGGGCAAGCAACAACCTAGAAAGTTTTAGAACACCGCCCAGCCTGCTGCTGTGTACTTACCACGCCCCCCACTATGGCAAACCGCGTCTTCCAAATCGGCCAAAACGGATACTGTAAAAACCTGCTTTCAGTGTTGAACTGGTTCGCAAGCATCCTCTAGCGCTTCAACCCCCCCGATCCTTGCTTGTTTTGGGCAGAGTCTTTGGGTCTGGCGTTTAGGATGTAGGGATGATACCAAACCTTTTTGAAATTCCCCTGGATTCCCTTTGAAAAGATTAAGGAAGAGCTAGCTATGGCATACGTCACAGACCTGGGTGCAGGTCAGCGCCTCTGGATTGAAAGCCGCGATCGCCTCACGATTCTCACCCTTCTAAGCGCCAGCGCCGGACAGCAGCAAAGCCAGCGAATGTCGGTCGAAACGGGTGCTTGGGCCGCACCACCCCAGGCATTTCGCACAGCAGGCGGTGTGGTGGTGCAAGTGGAGACAGAAAACGGCTCGCGCTTTGTGCAGGTGCAGGGGAGCCAGATGCAGTCGCTCAACGGTGTGCCTGTGCTTTCGGGGGCGGCGGTGCTGCCGATGCAGGAAACGACAGAAGACCCAATGCCGCCGATGGAACCCATGAAGCCAATGGAACCCATGAAGCCAATGGAACCCATGAAGCCAATGGAACCCATGAAGCCAATGCCGCCGATGAATTCCGGTCATCCCCTACAAATGGGCGAGATGCAGATGGGCGAGCTAAAGATGGGCGATATGGAAATGCGCCTGAACCCGATGCAAATGAAGATGGGCAGTTTGGAGATGCGAATGGGCAGTGCCGAACGCCAGTCCCAGCAGCGATTTTGTACCCAGTGTGGCGGCGAGGTGCAGATGGGCGATCGCTTTTGCGCCCAGTGTGGTCATCGGGTGGGAGAACTGAGCCACAGCTAAGGCAAGCTTCAGATTCAGCCTGCATCCCCTGTAAAGCCCCCTGTAAAGCTCCCTATAAAGCCCTGTACGAAGCCCGATAAGAAGGTTGGCGGGCACTTTTCTCGCCCAAGTTTTCCCGTCTAGATATCTCGTCCAAATTTCTCAGCCGGATCTCTCGTCCAGATTTTCTCACCCGGTTTTCTAAAGCAGACTTGTAGCCGCGAAGTCTGACAGATTGTTAACTTGCTGTAATCTACCTTGGCAGGTAGGGAAAACTAACTAATGGGTGGTCAAAATCTTAAATTCTTACAAATTGTTGATTTTATGCCGCTGGATTTATACCGTTGCACCAGCAATCTGGGTATGGTTAACAATACCTGCTTCTAGCCCAGCGGATTTCGTCGGAACGCCCTGTTCAGAATGCCCTGTTCAGAAACCCCATCAGAACAACAGCCTCGCTGATTTGCCCGACCCGCTCATTTGCCGAGATGCTCTGTAGACCTGTTTGCGATGCCTTTGCTGCCCCTACACGCTCGACGGTTTTTTACTCGACACGCCGCCCCCGGAGTTGAGAATCTGTCCGCGAAAACCGAAAGACCTGCACCTGCTGACCGATGGCGTGATGTCCCATCTGTGCTTTTATCTGCCCCTCTGAAGCGGTTTATCACGGCCCAGCGATGGCGATCGCCCCTGGGCTGGGTGGGTGGAGCGCTGCTGCTGGTGGGTAGCCTAGCCGATCCGGCAGCAGCGGCAAAAAAGCTCTCGATCAAGCTCGGCCCAGTGCAGTCTTCGGTGCAATTGTCCGATTTACAGCACTACGCCAAGACCGGGGATGTGCAGGGGTCGCTGCGGGGCTATCGTCTGCTGCTTAGTCCATCTCTGCAAAGCACGCTGCAAAGCAGTATTCCACTTGATCCAAACGCTGGGCATCGCCTGGTTAAGGATCTCCTGAGTTCCTCGGCGGGCGATCGCCTGCTTACAGCACTGGAGCGCGTTATCCCCAATGGCGATCGCAAAATGCTGCAACTGGCGCTGACTCGTGCCGCCACCCACGCCAACGGGCTGAGCCTGCTGGGATTCTTGCAAGAATTTCCCGCTCCAGAAGTCGTGCTAGACCTGACGGCAGTGGCCTCGCTGACCTCGCAGATGAATCTAGCCTACTGGCAAAGTCAGGCGCTGACCTCGATTTTGGAGCGCGAGCTGACCGTGCCTGAAGCAGCTCCCTTCCATGCGGAGCTAGACCCGACCCGTCCCGGTATGCATTGGGTACGCCAGCAGTCCCTCGTCTTCCGCGACTACGAACGGGCCCGCACGATTCCGGTCGATTTGTACTGGAGCTATCGCACGACTGGCCCGCTTATCGTTATTTCTCACGGCTTTGGAGCCGACCGCCGATTTTTGGGCTATCTGGCGAGACACTTGGCTTCCTATGGCTTTGCAGTGGCCGCACTGGAACACCCTGGCAGCAACGTCGCCTGGATCACGGAAATTACGCAGGGGAGGACACGGGGGCGACATGGCACCGATCTTCTGCCCAGCCAGGAGTTTATCGATCGCCCTCATGACATCAGCTTTTTACTGAGCGAACTCGATCGGTTGAATCGTCACTCCACGTTGCTCAGGGGGCGGCTAGATACCCAGCAGGTCGTGGTCATCGGCCACTCGCTGGGCGGCTACACGGCGCTAGCGCTGGCCGGAGCCAGACTCGACTTGCCCAATCTGCGCCAGTTTTGCAATAGCCCGGAGCGGGTCGCCCTGTCCATTGCTGACTGGTTGCAGTGTACGGCGGCGGATCTGCCCGACGAACTGCCCGATCTGCGCGATCGCCGGGTGGCGCGAGTGATGCTGCTCAATCCGGTGATTGGTCGCCTGTTTGACGAAGAGAGTCTGGCGAAGATCCGTATTCCGACGCTGATTGTATCGGGCACTTCAGACGCAGTGATGCCCGCCGTCAGCCAGCAGTTGTTGCCCTTTACCCAGCTTCCGGCTGATTCCAAGCTCTTGCTCACAGTCATTGGCGGCGGGCACCTCAGTGTTGGCGATCCCGAAAACCTGAACCAGGCGCTTACCCACAGCCTGTTTATGCGAGAACAGGGCGATCGCGAAACAGAGGCACTCCGACAATTGCTCAAGGGCATCTCGCTGTCCTTTGTCAAACAGCTTACGCCGGATGCTCGTCACTACAAGCCATTTTTGTCGGCAGAGTATGTCCAGTCGTTTTCCACCGCCACCCTCCAACTGCGGCTAAATGCCCAGCTTTCAGAAAAGCTGTCGAACTGGCTCCAGATGGCAGCGCTGCCCCTAGAACAGATGACCTCCAGCGCCCAGCCCCAGCCGCGTCAATACGTCAGAACGCAGGTGGCAGGAACGGGGATCACCGTGCTGCTGGCGGGGTTGCCGCTGGTGGTGTTTGTCCTGCCGGGATATTTATCCTCATCGGTGAATCGGGTGCTGCGGCGCAAAGGTCAACCGGGACGAGCCAATTTGTCAGGGCATTCTCAGCCAGGGCATTCTCAGAGGCTACATTCCGAGCAGGCAGATGGGGAACTGACGGATCGAGCCGCCCATGCGGGAATCACAGACGCAGACTCAGACTCAAAAGACTTAGAAGAAGCCGATAGATCCTGAATCTGGCGGATCAATGTGCGGATCAATTTGGAGCGCGGCCTTTTGAGTTTATGTATGATTGAGGCCAGCCTCTTGAGACTGTCCGCATTGACCGGAGCAGAATTTAGAGTTTAAGGGACGTGCTGTTGCCGGGGGCGATCGCCCTTCTGCCCTGCACTGATCCCACAGTTAGAACATCAGATGAACGTCAGATGAAACGTCAGCAAGACTAATTTCGTTCAAGCTGATACACGAATTCACGAACGGCAGCGCGAACGCCTTTTGCCTTTTATTTTGTCCTAACTATGCGCCCCTACGCCCTGACAAATTGCGTACTGCATACTGGTGAGCAAGATTTGGTCGATCACGCGCTGCTGATTGAGGGCGATCGCATTCTCGACATTCTCCCGTCCTGGGATTTACCCGACTCTTTCGGCGTTATTGACTTGCAAGGCGACCACGTTTCACCCGGTTTTGTCGATTTGCAACTGAACGGCTGTGGGGGAGTCATGTTCAACGACGAGATTACAGCCAAGACGCTGGAGATCATGCACACGACCAACCTTAAAAGCGGCACCACCAGCTATTTGCCAACGCTGATCACCACGTCGGATACGGATATGCTGCGGGCGATGGAACTGGTGCGCGACTATCGAAAATTTCGCCCCCATAACGTGCTAGGGCTGCATTTGGAAGGGCCCTATCTAAACCCAAAGCGCAAGGGCATCCACAACGAGCGCTACATCCGTCGGCCCGAACCAGCAATGATTCAGCAGATCGCGGCGGCGGGTCGCAATTCTGTGTTGCTGCTGACGCTGGCTCCCGAAATCGTAGAGATAGACGATATTCTGACGCTGGCAGATGCAGGTATTTTGGTGTCCGCCGGCCATAGCGATGCAACCTACGAGCAGGCGATCGCCGGATTCGACGCAGGCGTGGGCATGGTGACGCATTTATTTAACGCCATGTCGCCCTGGCTGGGGCGCAGTCCGGGGCTGGTAGGCGCTGCCTTTGACCGAGATGACGTGTATGCCGGAATTATTGCCGACGGTCATCACACCCACCTGCGCTCGATCGCCCTGGCCCACCGCATGAAAGGTGAAAAGCTGCTAATTGTCACCGATGCCACGCCGCCCGTTGGCACTCAGATGGACTCCTTCAGGATTGGCGGGCAGGTGGTGTTCTACCGCGAGGGCAAGTGCGTGTCGGCCGAGGGAACCCTGGGCGGCTCTGCGCTGACGATGATCGAGGCCATCCGCAACTGCGTTTCGATTGGGCTGCCCCTAGACGAGGCACTGCGGATGGCGAGTGCTTATCCCGCCGCGGCGATCGCCGTGAACGATCGTCTGGGCTATCTCGCACCTGGCTACGTCGCAAACCTGGCGATGTTCAACGATGCGCTGGAGATTACCGGCGTGTGCGATCGGGGCGAATATTTGGCGGTGATGAGCTAGCAATTAAGCTCCTAACTCCTAACCCACCCCCACGCCCTCGCATCGTCGCGACTAGCGTCGTTCTAGCGTTTCCGTCAGGCGCTCCACCGCATCCGCTAGGCGAGTGTTCACCTCAGCCAAATCAGGCGCTTCGGGATCGGCTTCCTTGCGCTTAAACGAAGCAAACCACTTGATCACCAGGTACAGCGAAAAGGAAATAATCAGGAAGTTAATAATGGCGGCCAAAAAATTGCCCACGGGAATAGCACCAATAATTGTGATGCCCGAAATTCCTGCCGCCGGATCTACGCCAAAAATCAGGGCGATGATGGGCATGATGATGTCGTCCACCAGCGATTGCACAATCGAGCCAAAGGCTGCGCCGATGATTACACCCACCGCCAAGTCAACCACGTTTCCCTTCAGGGCAAATTCTCGAAAATCGCGGAGAAACCCGCCTACCGCACCGTTTCGTCGAGCCATGATTTCTGTTCACTCCTAAACACAATCAACCAGAAGAATCAATCAGACATTTAACCTAGAAACTGCCTTTAGAGGATGTTTGAAAAGTCCTACTGTTTGTAGCAAAGCGTGCTAGATCCCCCTAAATCCCCCTTAGAGCTAATTTATGAAGCAAATCTTAAGAAGCCTGAAACTCTTGGCATGTGTGGCTTTGAGGTCATGTTTGCCCAGGAAAAGCGGTTTCTCGGAAATCCTTGATTAACAAGGCTTTCAGGCTCCTTTACAAATTAGCTCTTAAAAAGGGGGACTTTAAGGCGGTTTCCCCCCTTGTTAAGGGGGGCTAGGGGGGATCTCTGAGTGCTTAACATTACAGGCGATACCTTTTCAAACACCCTCTGAGAGGATGTTTGAAAAGTCCTACTGTTTGTAGCAAAGCGTGCTAGATCCCCCTAAATCCCCCTTAAAAAGGGGGACTTTAAGGCGGTTTCCCCCCTTGTTAAGGGGGGCTAGGGGGGATCTCTGAGTGCTTAACATTACAGGCGATACCTTTTCAAACACCCTCTGAGAGACAGGACTGACGCACTTGCCATAAGTTCTCTAGGTTTTGGAGGATTTCTTGCGGGTGCAGCCCGCAAGAAATCCTCCAACTGCGTAAGTCCTAAGAGATTCTCTTCAGGCCGATCCCTCAGCCCAGAGAAATTTCTATCGGTCAAACCACGGCTCTAGGAACCCTTTCTGCCCATACGGTAGTGCGAGTTTTTTCGGATTGCAAGGTCAACAGGATGCTGTCGGAGCAGTCTTGCTTTTCGGGCGCTTTCTTGTCTCAATCCTGTATCAATTCTGCTAACCACCCTATACCAATTCTGCTAGCCACATCGCCTGCGCGGAGCCAGGAAAAGAATGGCTAGAAATCTTGCAGAGCTTGACGGGCACTCCAAAATCGCAAATCCAAAATCGCAAATCGATGTCAGGGCTTCTTAGCGCCGACGCTTGCCTCGCTGCAAGGCTTTGGGCTTGGGAGCCGCGCTCCAACCCTGCGTGGCGGCGTTGTAGATTTTTTCGTTCGCTTCTGCCGATTTGAACAAGTCCACCACGGGATTGGGATAATCCACGCCCAGCCGTAGCCCAAAGCGCTGCTGTTCGACGGGCAACAGTTTCCAGGGTTCATGCACCTTAGCAGCGGGCACGTTCGCCAGTTCTGGTAGCCAGTGCTTTACATAGTCGCCCTGCGGATCGTAGTCTTTGGACTGCTTGAGGATGTTGAAAAAGCGAAAGCCGCGAGCGTCGTTGCCCACGCCCGCCGTGTAGTTCCAGTTGCCGTAGTTGCTGCATACGTCGTAGTCGATCAGCAGCGACTCGAACCACTCTGCGCCCATGCGCCAGTCGATGCCCAGATTTTTCGTTAGGAAACTGGCGACGTTTTGCCGTCCACGATTGGACATGAACCCGGTGGCGGCCAGTTCTCGCATGTTGGCATCCACCAGCGGAAAGCCCGTCTGCCCTTTGCGCCACAGGTCAAACCGCTGCCAATCCTGCTGCCAAGGGATGGGAATGCCCTGGAGACCAGAGGGATAGAACACTTTGGAGCCGTGCTTGGCGCAGATAAAGCGAAAATAGTCGCGCCAGAGCAGTTCAAAAATGAGCCAGTAGGTGGAGTCGTTTTTGATGCGCTCTGCTTCGTAGCGACCGACTTCGGCGTGGATCAGGCGCGGCGACAGGCAGCCCAACGCCAGCCACGGCGAAAACTTGGAGGAATAGTCTGCACCCAACATGCCGTTGCGCGTGTCTTTGTATACCCGCAGGCGATCGCCCTCCCAAAAATAATCCTTGAGTCGTGCCAGTCCCGCCGTTTCGCCCCCCTGAAACCGCAGCACCCCCCGCGCATCGGTTGCAGGCGGCATCAGCCCCAGGTCTGCCAGAGTGGGAATTTCGCCTGGTTTGTGCGAATCGTCTGGCCAGTCGTCTGGCAAATCCTCTGGCAGGGGCGGCAGCGACTTGGGCGCAGGCAGGGGCGGGTTGACCGATGAGTCGCGCTCGACCTGCTTGCGAAAAGCGGTAAACAACTCCGGAAGCTGCGACAGATCAAAGGGCAAATCATCGGGATGATAGAGCGTATGTCCCCAAAACGATTGCACCCGAACGCCCAGCGGCTTTAGGGCATTGCTGAGGGCGATTTCGACTGCTTGCTCCTCGGCGGTCGCTTCTTGGTGATAGAAGACCGCAGAAATCGCCAGTTTTGCTGCCAGGCGGGGAATAATAAGTTCAGGGCACTCCTGGCAAATGAGTAAATCACTGCCCAGGCCGCAGAGCGATCGCCGCAAATCAGCTACACTCTCTAGCAAAAACTGGGCCCGAAACGCGCCTGTCTTGGGGAAGCCAAAAGCAGTCTTATCAAACTGGCGCGGGTCGAAACAGTAGACCGGGACGATCTCTGCGCCGCTGGCGATCGCCCGATGCAGCGGTTCATGATCGTGGAGCCGGAGGTCGTTGCGGAACCAGAGAAGAATACGTTGGGTCACAGTCGTCAGAATACTTCAGAGTACTGTCATCAGGGCACATGGATCAGCATCCATTCCTTAACATAGCGTTACACAGGCTTGGTTGCCTGCGGACAGCCCGGATTTGCAGCCCGATTTGCAGACCCACTCAGCCCAATTTGCAGCGCTTAGATATCGGCTCATCTTGGCGAGTGAAGACCAGACTTGTTAAGAATTTTTAGAGATTGTGGCTCTCTTGCTACTCTGAAGAAAGAGGGTGCATTGTCAATCAAATGGCTGAAATCGGTTTAAGGTAATCAATTTAAGACCGTTAAGATCGTTAATTTAATCCCTTTGTCTGCTCAGTCAGACTCGTGTTAAAGGCTGCATGAACCCCGATCCTGGTGCCACCCATCCCTCTAGCAGCCGTGCAGACGAAGCAGGGAGCGCTCGCCGTTATCAAGCCGTGGTGAATAGCCAAACCGAGCTAGTTTGCCGCTTTTTGCCCAATGGCGTGCTGACCTTTGTGAATTCGGCCTATTGCGATCGCTTTGGCAAATCCGCAGCCGAACTGCTGGGGCAGCCCCTCGTCAACCTGGTTCATCCAAACGAGCAGGGCCGCGTCACTCAGCAGTTGACCGAAATTCAAACCCTGACCCCAGATAGCCCGGTTCAAACCCACGAACATTGGGTCTGGAGCGCAACGGGCGAAATGACCTGGTATGAGTGGATCGTCCAGGGCTTTTTTAACCCATCTGGCGAACTGATCGAACTGCAAGCCGTCGGGCGCGACGTGACTCGCCGCAAACAGATGGAGCTAGAGCTAGAGCGCTATCACCAGGAACAGCGCACCCTCAACCGCATTCTAACGCTCAGCCTAAACGCCCAATCTACGCCGGATGTGTTTCGCTGCATTGCCGAAGAGGTGCGGCAAGCGACGGGCTTTCTGATCGTGGCCATTGAGCGATATGACACGACCCGTCAGACGATGGTGTTTGAGGGGCTGTGTGGCGTGGATTGTTCGGCAGATCCAGCCGTCGGGGAAGCCATAGAGGGATGGGGCGGCGAATGGATTAATGAACAGACTCGCGAATGCAGGGGAGCCTGTACCCACGCGCCGACGCTGGAGTTTCCAGTTGCAGAAACCATGTCGGGCGTGGTCGCGCAAACGGGGCAAGCGCTGATCCGGCATTACGAACCTGAAGCGACGGTTCCGGGCGATCGCACGTCACTGCTGCGGGTGCTGGGGATCGCTACGTTCGTGTGCCTGCCGCTGACCGCAGACGGACGCACCCTCGGCACCCTTAGCCTGGGACATCCCCAGCGGCAGGAGGTGTCGCCATCGCTGCTGGAATGGCTGCAAAGTCTATCGGGGGCGATCGCCGCCTTGCTCAAGCGCCAAGAGACAGAGCGATCGCTGCAAGCCTCGGAGCAGCGCTACCGGCTGCTGTTTGAAAGCAATCCCCTGCCCATGTGGGTGTTTGACCTAGACACGCTGGCGTTTCTCATGGTGAATGAAGCGGCGGTGCAGAAATATGGCTATAGCCGCGAGGAATTTCTCAGCATGACCCTGGCAGAAATCCGCCCACCAGAGGAGATTCCTCGGCTGCTGGCGATGATCTCTGCCGTGAATCAGGGCATGGAAGATTCGGGCATCTGGCTACACACCCAAAAAGATGGCAGTCCGATCCAAGTGGAAATTACCTCGTACCGGCTCACCTACCAGGGGCGGCGGGCAGAACTGGTGATCGCCAAAGACGTGACTGAACGATTACAAATCGAAGCGGCCCTGCGCGAAAGCCAGCGCAAATACGAAACCCTGTTTCAAACTGTGCCCGTGGGCATTGCTATGACGGATGAACAGGGTCGGATTGTGGAGGTGAATCCGGTACTGGAGGAAATGTTGGGCATTCCGGCGGTTGAGCAAACGCGCTATGCGTGCGATCGCCCTGCCCAGCCCATGCTGCGGCCAGACAGCACCCCCATGCCGCCAGAGGAATTCGCCAGCGTCCGCGCTCTGACAGCGCAACAGCCTGTTCATAATGTTGAAAAGGGCATTGTTCGCGCCGACGGCTCTGTGCAATGGGTGAATGTCTGCGCTGCGCCGATTCCGCTAGAAAACTATGGCGTGGCGATCGCCTGCATCGATATTACCCAGCGAAAACAAGCCGAACTCGCCCTGCAAGACAGCGAAACGCGCTGGCAAACCGTCGTCCAGTCCACCAATGACGGCGTGTTTGATGCAGACCTGATCACGGGCAAGACCTTCCACTCTGAGCGCTGGAAGACCATGCTGGGCCACCAGCCCGACGAACCCTCAGAAACCTACGAAGCGTGGGAGCAGCGCATCCATCCCGATGATCACGCGCGGGTCATGTCGGTTTACGAAGCCTACTGCCAGGGAGCGCTGCCCCTGTTTCGGGTCGAGTATCGGCTGCGCTG
The Thermoleptolyngbya sichuanensis A183 DNA segment above includes these coding regions:
- a CDS encoding zinc ribbon domain-containing protein, which translates into the protein MAYVTDLGAGQRLWIESRDRLTILTLLSASAGQQQSQRMSVETGAWAAPPQAFRTAGGVVVQVETENGSRFVQVQGSQMQSLNGVPVLSGAAVLPMQETTEDPMPPMEPMKPMEPMKPMEPMKPMEPMKPMPPMNSGHPLQMGEMQMGELKMGDMEMRLNPMQMKMGSLEMRMGSAERQSQQRFCTQCGGEVQMGDRFCAQCGHRVGELSHS
- a CDS encoding alpha/beta hydrolase, which translates into the protein MLLSAPLKRFITAQRWRSPLGWVGGALLLVGSLADPAAAAKKLSIKLGPVQSSVQLSDLQHYAKTGDVQGSLRGYRLLLSPSLQSTLQSSIPLDPNAGHRLVKDLLSSSAGDRLLTALERVIPNGDRKMLQLALTRAATHANGLSLLGFLQEFPAPEVVLDLTAVASLTSQMNLAYWQSQALTSILERELTVPEAAPFHAELDPTRPGMHWVRQQSLVFRDYERARTIPVDLYWSYRTTGPLIVISHGFGADRRFLGYLARHLASYGFAVAALEHPGSNVAWITEITQGRTRGRHGTDLLPSQEFIDRPHDISFLLSELDRLNRHSTLLRGRLDTQQVVVIGHSLGGYTALALAGARLDLPNLRQFCNSPERVALSIADWLQCTAADLPDELPDLRDRRVARVMLLNPVIGRLFDEESLAKIRIPTLIVSGTSDAVMPAVSQQLLPFTQLPADSKLLLTVIGGGHLSVGDPENLNQALTHSLFMREQGDRETEALRQLLKGISLSFVKQLTPDARHYKPFLSAEYVQSFSTATLQLRLNAQLSEKLSNWLQMAALPLEQMTSSAQPQPRQYVRTQVAGTGITVLLAGLPLVVFVLPGYLSSSVNRVLRRKGQPGRANLSGHSQPGHSQRLHSEQADGELTDRAAHAGITDADSDSKDLEEADRS
- the nagA gene encoding N-acetylglucosamine-6-phosphate deacetylase; translation: MRPYALTNCVLHTGEQDLVDHALLIEGDRILDILPSWDLPDSFGVIDLQGDHVSPGFVDLQLNGCGGVMFNDEITAKTLEIMHTTNLKSGTTSYLPTLITTSDTDMLRAMELVRDYRKFRPHNVLGLHLEGPYLNPKRKGIHNERYIRRPEPAMIQQIAAAGRNSVLLLTLAPEIVEIDDILTLADAGILVSAGHSDATYEQAIAGFDAGVGMVTHLFNAMSPWLGRSPGLVGAAFDRDDVYAGIIADGHHTHLRSIALAHRMKGEKLLIVTDATPPVGTQMDSFRIGGQVVFYREGKCVSAEGTLGGSALTMIEAIRNCVSIGLPLDEALRMASAYPAAAIAVNDRLGYLAPGYVANLAMFNDALEITGVCDRGEYLAVMS
- the mscL gene encoding large conductance mechanosensitive channel protein MscL; the encoded protein is MARRNGAVGGFLRDFREFALKGNVVDLAVGVIIGAAFGSIVQSLVDDIIMPIIALIFGVDPAAGISGITIIGAIPVGNFLAAIINFLIISFSLYLVIKWFASFKRKEADPEAPDLAEVNTRLADAVERLTETLERR
- a CDS encoding DASH family cryptochrome — translated: MTQRILLWFRNDLRLHDHEPLHRAIASGAEIVPVYCFDPRQFDKTAFGFPKTGAFRAQFLLESVADLRRSLCGLGSDLLICQECPELIIPRLAAKLAISAVFYHQEATAEEQAVEIALSNALKPLGVRVQSFWGHTLYHPDDLPFDLSQLPELFTAFRKQVERDSSVNPPLPAPKSLPPLPEDLPDDWPDDSHKPGEIPTLADLGLMPPATDARGVLRFQGGETAGLARLKDYFWEGDRLRVYKDTRNGMLGADYSSKFSPWLALGCLSPRLIHAEVGRYEAERIKNDSTYWLIFELLWRDYFRFICAKHGSKVFYPSGLQGIPIPWQQDWQRFDLWRKGQTGFPLVDANMRELAATGFMSNRGRQNVASFLTKNLGIDWRMGAEWFESLLIDYDVCSNYGNWNYTAGVGNDARGFRFFNILKQSKDYDPQGDYVKHWLPELANVPAAKVHEPWKLLPVEQQRFGLRLGVDYPNPVVDLFKSAEANEKIYNAATQGWSAAPKPKALQRGKRRR